The sequence TGAAACCCAGAGCCCAGAAGTAGAATGTCAAGAGCCTTGTTTGGTAGGAAGAGGTAATGCAAATGAGAGTAAGAAGGGGTTCGTGCCTTACAAGAGATGCTTGGCTCAGAGAGATACAAGCTCTGCGCTGATCGTTTCGGAAGAGAGAGAGAGCCGGAGAGCTCGAGTTTGCTCATAACCCAACTTCTGCAAAATCGTAGTGGAATTGGTCGGCAAGGTCCATAAGAAGCAAATAACCACGATGCTCTGACATGGGTTTCTGagttctctctctttttctttgaGATGAAAAAATGGAGGCCTGATTTGTAGCATATCACATCTAAAGTAAACAAACAGAAGGATCGAGGTTTGATTTAacattggggggggggggggggtattTGAGTGACAATTATTCATTCTGTAAAGCAGAAGGATGTTGCTCCATGACTTTTAACATATTTGCAAATGTTATTTTTGGAGGTTTTTCTTTCTAATTCTTATCTTCATAATGGAAAAGTTAAATTTCTAGGCGAATAGAGCTTGTAAGAGAGATACAATTAATCTTAACCTATCTTTGAACAAACTAGTTCAATTTGAAGACCAAAATGTTTAACTATCAAATACTTAATCTTCCTGAAGGTGAAGAATGACGAGCAAAACTGCGACAAGTGAATCCTCCTTTCCAGCATTTAATCAGTGGCCATCTTGAACACTCGTCTCAATATTAGTTTGTTAACATCTGTTCTCTCATCTAGAGTAATATAACTCAAAATACAGATCCGAAGTGATGGGAAAATTCCCCCTTTATTCTCCAACACCTTGACCACAACATTTGTCATTAGAAAGTCAATATCATTAATTATCAGTTTTAATGTGCAGTACACTGATGGTTCATGAACAACCAAGTACAAAATCTGAGGAAACTTATTTGTTTAAATAGACTTCAAAATTCTATAGGTGCCTGTGATTCCGAGGGAATCGTTGACTTTAATTATATCTTTGTCCCTAAAGACAGAATTCAGCACGGACGGAACAGGAAGGGGCCCTTCTTGTTTGTTCGAACTATGTCCCACACTCTCCCTCACGGGTACATGTCCGGTATCAATCAACACGCCTAAAAGTCCTCTTACTATTTCTAAAGAACTGCGCTTCTCATGATTTAAGCATTCACATATACGTGTTACAACCTGTGAACCTTGACCATAAACTTTGCCTCAGAAGTTCATGTTTGGTTAGGTTATCCAATTTACCAATTCCTCGATATTAATATCATTTAATTTCAAGACAGAACACTGCTCTTAAATACACTTTGACTATATTATAACCATACAATCAGACCAAGCTTTCGAAAACCAATAACAATGCAGAGCGCAACCATTAGTTATATATATCCCTAAAATATGTTACAGCTCTCATAAAAATGAATCTGAACTTTAGAGTACAATGATGCCTATATACTAGCATGCATTAGCTAGAGTTTTCTTTAAGGCCTTGGCGTAGCTCCGATCTGGATTTTGCAATTTCCACAAAAATCACCCTGCCATCCAGAAACTAAACCAAAGTTTCCCCTATTAGTTCATGATGCTGCTGTACTTGAAAATTACATGCACTAAAAAAGATAAGACAACAAGATCACAAGATCATCATAGATTcccttttcattttatttattagaaataaataaaaataaaaatctccTATAATTGGTTGATATAAGATCAGATCCTCCCAGCTATAAGCTTGATTTCAAaagtaccctttttctcttttggtAGCATCGAATTTTATCCATGGAATCTGAGAAGAGAATATCATATCAATTCATGCTTCCCGATGAGAAGAGGTGGGGAGGGTATATCCATCGAATAAACCTGGGAATAAGTTCTTTGACCGTTAACTTCGACAAACGTAGTTGTCACTATAAGTTGGAGGAAACCTCGAGGCCGAAAAGTGCCTTTATATTTAACAGTGGTACTATGCACTCTGATACACAAATTTTTAGCTATAAACGCGAATATATTGAGTATAGTGTGATTTGcgtttgaaattttaattacaaataaatcCTTTCATATAACAAGTTCATTGAACAGGGATCGTTCTAGGACAAGTCAAGCCATAAATTAGGGTTTAACCATCTCTAATTAATTCTCTTCCAAGTCCATATTAAATTGTAATGAATTTTATTATAATCAGTTACGTGGAGCATGCCGAATATTCAAGAAACATTTGATATTTTGGTTGCAGTATTTGATAGGCCCCCTAGGTCTCCCCCCGTAGTTTACTTATAATACGAAGGGCAAAGGCGAGAATGACCACCAATGGTATTGAGTTGGAATCACTTTCAGAAAGATGAAAATTTACCCAAaaacatatttcaaaattttcttagTATGTAGTCAAATGATAAAAATCGTtgagaaattttaaaaacactAATGTTATGCTTCAAACACTTTTGTTCTTGGCCGTAGTTGGAACTAGTTAGATCCGATGGTAAGTGATCGCAAATATGAAAGCTTTAAGGAGGAAAGGATGAGGGAGGGAATTAGTAACTGTCTGCTGGTGAGTTTCACTTGGCTCAGGAGACAGGGGAGAAGGCAATGCCTATTCAATATTTAGATCATTTACAAAGCTCAAGTGAGTTCCATCCAAGGTTTTGTATGTAGTAAAATAGAAATTGCGAGGGCAGCTTTAGTTAATCGGCTTTGTTCCTCCTAACAATGTTAATCTAACCATGACAAGTAGTCTATCTGCTGATATACACGTGCACCGATGCAATAAAACAAAGTTATGAATACCTCATGCTTATATCAACACTCAGCTATTAACCGTCTGTTGAAGTTCATTTTTTCCGTTTGAAGGTATAACAGTTATAATGTCCCGCAGCTCGGAAAGGAAGAAATGATTAAGAATAACTGGATCTGGATGGACGCTATTTTATGTCCTCTAAATACGACTTTAAATCTATCGCATCCAGCTTTTCCTTTCTAGATATCTATGCCCTAGCTAAAATTACAGAGAAATTCAAGGTTTATGGTCCCTTTGTGTAAAGCCTAAACTGTCTTCAGCTAAAGGAATTAAACCTCGCAAGTTCTGGAGTAGATTATAGTTATTTAGAGTCCTAATAGATGGATTTATCGTCTTCACCCAGAGATGCTGAGTAAATCAGATATAATTCAAGACGGCTAGTCGTATGCATTACAAAATCATAGTGAGTGAGAAATGGGCATTTTAAGTGGATTTTGGCGATTGAGAGGATAATGCATAACACAGAAGAAAGCAATATGCATCATGAAAACTATACTCATCTGGAAGAAATTAGACAGAGCATCAATTGCAAAGATAGAGCACGTAAATTACCTTGCCGTGCATTCCTTCGATAGCTTTTTGAGACTCCTCTTCTGAAGCATAACGGAGGAAGGCAAATCCTCTTGGTCTATTGGCTACTCTATCCATCACCAGATTGACTGAATTTAACAACAAATGATAATAGTTAGGGCCAGATATCGACAATTGAGTCAAAATTGAACGTTCAGAATGCACAAGAAAACTACTAGTCAACGACCTTCTACAAGTTGGCCAAAGCTTTTGAAAGCATTTCGCAAGCTCTCTTCAGTGGTCCGGAATGAAAGTCCTGCACAGATGAAGTTGGAATGATTCAAGCAATCCAAATTGTCTCCACATACACAGTTAGCCAAATTATGCCTAAATAGACAACTGAGAGAAAGAAAATCAACCACTGACGTAGAGTCTGGTTGAAGGCGAGTATCTTCTGGGAGAAGGTGAAGAAGAGACACATGCCACTGAAAAGAGCGGTGACTCTGAAATTGATTGAGTCTTCCTCGCAGAGAAGAAGGGGAGTGGCGTAGAACTGTAAGCCAATTTGGATTGAAAGCTTTGAAATCGCATATGCGTCTCGGTTGAACGGATATTGTTGTGATGAGTAGTCTGAAGCTGAAAGAAGGGTTTTGGAGCAGCTGTGACCGTGAAAGACAAGCCGGCGGTCATTTTCGTCTTCTCCGGCGTTTCACCCGAAAGCCGCTATAACAGTTTGATTTCGAGGAATTCGCAATCCGTAATAATCATAGGGGAGTCTACCTCTTTTTTCTCAGAGTCCATATCTCCACAACGGCACCGTATCACAGTAACAAATTAtaagttttttccttttttttttttttttttttttttttttttttaattttcactCATAATTATGGCTAATTTTTGTACAAATCTTTGGTACTTAGCCTTCTCATTGTGAAATTTGAAATCATTTTATCTCAAATATATCcaagagaaaaaaaacactAACATATAGTAAAGTATATGTTCTCACTAGAAAAGTCTAAAGTGTGAATCCTCATTCCACACATAGttggaaaaaattgaaactgatgttttttaaaggaaaaattaAGACTAATATAAAAATTTATAGAAAGCAGGTGATCTAAATTTGGATGTTGTGGATTAAAATAGGAATCCTAAGATAGAAGGACAAATTATTTCGTTACTATAATAttcataataataaaatataatataagacaaaaagaaaagaaaaaaaaacaagtagTGAGTTGACATAAAATTAGTAGATAGAATGTGcaactttttttaatatatatatatatatatatttgaagctcaacttttgttaaaatatttaaaagatttaGGGGAGGAGTTTAAGATTATCTTTAGATTTAGATTTTGGTTTGATGAAGTGAAAGTTGTGGGTTTAACTTCCCTTCCGTCATGAATTCGGTAACCAAGAAATCTACGGCGGTGCTTTATCACTATCCATGTCCCGACGGCGCTTTCGCCGCTCTGGCAGCTCATCTCTACTTCTCCACCGCTTCTAAACATCAATCATCTCCTCTATTTTTCCCCAATACTGTATACAATCCCCTCAGGTCAGCATTTTTTAATCACTTCATTTACATTTACCTTCCACCATCTTTCTTAAAACTCTAAACTTCAGctttgatttcttttctttcagaCCCGACCAGCTTCCCCTCCATCAAATTGCCGACGTTTACCTTTTGGACTTTGTGGGTCCTTCTGGATTTGTTCAGGACATCTCTTCTAAAGTTAACAGGTCTTTTGTGGTTTATATTATCAatggaattttaaattttactatGGTTGCTTGGAAATTGTGTCTGatatctctttttttcttcacttCTTTTTATATGGTTAGAGTGATTATACTGGACCACCACAAGACGGCTCTTGAAAAGCTCACTCATGATTGTTCAATTGGTCAAAACGTGATTAAAGTTATTGATATTCAGAGAAGTGGAGCTACTATTGCTTTTGACTATTTCAAGCAAAAGCTTCTACAAGATGCTGTCACCAACTTTAATGTCGATGTTGGTTCTTCTTCCCATCACAAAGTGCTGAATGAATTTGAACGCATGAGGAAACTTTATGAATATATTGAGGATGGGGATCTTTGGAAGTGGAGTCTTCCAAATAGTAAAGCTCTAAGCAGCGGTTTGAAAGATTTGAATATTGAATTTGATGCTCTCTTGAATCCTAATTTATTTAATCAGGTGATTTCTCCAGTGTCATTGGGAGTTGTGTGAGATTGTTCTTGCTTGCTGATTTCCAAACTTGTTTGTCTCCTCATCAAGTATCTTCTTTGTGCTTGGTTGTTCCATGAAAATATTCATTTACTTAAACAATGCACCATGATGTTGAATAATCTTAATGGCTTCAAGGTAACATGGATGGTTTTACAGTTTATTTGATCGCTTATACGTAGCAAGATTGATTAGAAAGACACCAAGTTGCAAGAATGCATAGCTTTTCAAACTCTTGAGCAAATTAAATTACATCCTTCTCGTTTCTCTTGTAGAATGTCACCGTTCTCTTGGATGACTACAATATATCAATAGCACTGAAGATGATTAAGGATATGTGTTTTTGCAGTTACTATCTCTGGATATGGAGACTATGATTAGTCAAGGAATAGTGAGTTTATCtcacaaacaaaaattaatagACGATGTTCTGAATCAATCATATAGCATTATACTCGGTGGTGGAGTTTTTGGACGTTGTCTGGTATGTCCACTAGTCTCATTTTTGTTCTCTTTTATCCATCTTTCTAACTGaaccaaattttgaaactaGATGTTACTCATCGTGTTGTATAGTTGTTATGTTggcttggttttttttttttttttcaaatagcTGTTATTAATTCAAGTAACTAAATGCTTTTAAGGTCTTTGGTCAGGACTCATGAGCTTCATTTTTaccaaatttttcttttcaaaatggTCATATCTTCTTAATCAAATGAATAATCATTGATTTACAGTCCACGCTAGTTTTTGCCCATTAAATTACTTAATAGAATGGAGCTAAAAATTGGAAAATAATGAAGATTGAGAAATAGTCCAAAACAAAGAATCTTTTATATTCTCTAATTTTGCTTGTCCCCCAATAGGCTGTTGATGCAGATTCTATTTCAGAACTAAGAAGTGAATTAGGGCACCAATTGGCTACTAAGAGTCAAAACTTAAACTTAAGGTATGATTATTATTCTACTTATATACCTTTGGGATATTTGGGGTGAAAAGAACAAGAGAGTTTTTAGAGGTTTGGTCTGAGGTTTCATGTTTCTTTTTTGGCTTTgcttttgaagttttttttcttttaattatttcctTGGTAACATCTTACTGAGTTGGAAGCATTGCTTGTAGAAGACTTGTTGTTTGTTTTTGGCGGGCTTGTTTTTTTGTT comes from Cucumis melo cultivar AY chromosome 12, USDA_Cmelo_AY_1.0, whole genome shotgun sequence and encodes:
- the LOC103484245 gene encoding organelle RRM domain-containing protein 6, chloroplastic-like isoform X3, which codes for MCLFFTFSQKILAFNQTLRLSFRTTEESLRNAFKSFGQLVEVNLVMDRVANRPRGFAFLRYASEEESQKAIEGMHGKFLDGRVIFVEIAKSRSELRQGLKENSS
- the LOC103484245 gene encoding organelle RRM domain-containing protein 6, chloroplastic-like isoform X2, translated to MTAGLSFTVTAAPKPFFQLQTTHHNNIRSTETHMRFQSFQSKLAYSSTPLPFFSARKTQSISESPLFSVACVSSSPSPRRYSPSTRLYVSGLSFRTTEESLRNAFKSFGQLVEVNLVMDRVANRPRGFAFLRYASEEESQKAIEGMHGKVYSMDIPSPPLLIGKHELI
- the LOC103484245 gene encoding organelle RRM domain-containing protein 6, chloroplastic-like isoform X1, with the translated sequence MTAGLSFTVTAAPKPFFQLQTTHHNNIRSTETHMRFQSFQSKLAYSSTPLPFFSARKTQSISESPLFSVACVSSSPSPRRYSPSTRLYVSGLSFRTTEESLRNAFKSFGQLVEVNLVMDRVANRPRGFAFLRYASEEESQKAIEGMHGKFLDGRVIFVEIAKSRSELRQGLKENSS
- the LOC103484141 gene encoding uncharacterized protein LOC103484141 yields the protein MNSVTKKSTAVLYHYPCPDGAFAALAAHLYFSTASKHQSSPLFFPNTVYNPLRPDQLPLHQIADVYLLDFVGPSGFVQDISSKVNRVIILDHHKTALEKLTHDCSIGQNVIKVIDIQRSGATIAFDYFKQKLLQDAVTNFNVDVGSSSHHKVLNEFERMRKLYEYIEDGDLWKWSLPNSKALSSGLKDLNIEFDALLNPNLFNQLLSLDMETMISQGIVSLSHKQKLIDDVLNQSYSIILGGGVFGRCLAVDADSISELRSELGHQLATKSQNLNLRGIGAVVYRVPELGNDQMLKISLRSVNEEDTTPISQEFGGGGHRNASSFMLSSTEFQKWKI